One Gossypium hirsutum isolate 1008001.06 chromosome A11, Gossypium_hirsutum_v2.1, whole genome shotgun sequence genomic window carries:
- the LOC107897970 gene encoding regulation of nuclear pre-mRNA domain-containing protein 2, whose protein sequence is MQAIDSSRSSNPFILCISSNLEIPFFAFSVGSTFYSFSTSGFKDPSPLQFGVFGGCGMNSIFSEQILADKLSKLNSTQQCIETLSHWCIFHQSNAELVVATWDKQFHNSEMAQKVPLLYLANDILQNSKRKGNEFVNEFWKVLPAALKDLLENGDDRGKNVVSRLVGIWEERRVFGSRARSLKDVMLGEEVPPPLELSKKRPRSASVRIVKRDSRSIKTKLSIGGTAEKIVSAFHLILSEQPNEDEEMSKCKSAVHRVRKMEKDVDVACSIAKDPKRKTLSKELEDEEKLLKECIEKLKSVEANRAALVSQLKEALHEQESELENVRTQMQVAQAQADEAFNMRKRLSDEDFVSTSSATMVLSIDANAKAGETPKLSAAAIAAEVADKLAASSSSQMIMHSVLSTFAAEEAKNVGLTKASTQSNSLNSVTDAISKSEKSLPVADSTALMQAQPLCAPINHSYQSVLVPQPAMQSQTTSSQPQYHMLPNIAAQQFLQSSGGTLTPYGTYGGMPPLPPGPPPPPPYMVSPMLPLPITQQQPIPSGQQTASLTQQQLLPVTQQPPVPPSFRPLQPPGMVYYGHPPHS, encoded by the exons ATGCAGGCCATTGATTCTTCACGCAGTTCGAATCCTTTCATTCTCTGCATTTCCTCAAACTTGGAAATACCCTTCTTTGCTTTCTCAGTTGGATCCACTTTTTATTCCTTTTCCACTTCGGGGTTTAAAGATCCAAGTCCACTTCAATTTGG ggtttttggtggGTGTGGGATGAATAGTATATTCAGTGAACAGATACTTGCAgataagctttccaagctcaacaGCACTCAACAGTGTATTGAAA CATTGTCACATTGGTGTATATTTCACCAAAGCAACGCAGAACTGGTTGTTGCAACATGGGATAAACAGTTTCACAACTCAGAGATGGCTCAGAAAGTCCCCTTGTTGTACCTTGCCAATGATATTCTGCAGAACAGCAAGCGTAAAGGAAatgaatttgttaatgagttcTGGAAAGTCCTTCCCGCAGCCTTGAAGGACCTTCTTGAGAATGGTGATGATCGCGGGAAGAATGTGGTTTCCAGATTG GTAGGTATATGGGAAGAACGAAGAGTATTTGGGTCCCGAGCACGAAGCCTAAAAGATGTGATGCTTGGTGAAGAAGTGCCTCCGCCATTGGAATTAAGCAAAAAGCGTCCACGCTCTGCATCTGTCAGAATTGTGAAGCGGGACTCAAGATCCATTAAAACG AAGTTGTCAATTGGGGGCACAGCTGAAAAAATAGTTTCAGCATTTCATTTGATACTCAGTGAACAGCCAAATGAGGATGAAGAGATGAGCAAGTGCAAGTCAGCAGTTCATCGAGTGAGGAAGATGGAAAAAGATGTGGATGTTGCCTGTTCAATTG CAAAGGATCCAAAACGGAAAACCTTGTCCAAAGAACTTGAAGATGAAGAAAAACTTCTGAAAGAATGCATTGAGAAACTCAAGTCTGTGGAAGCAAATAGAGCAGCACTTGTATCACAGTTAAAAGAAGCTCTTCATGAACAG GAATCAGAGTTAGAGAATGTTCGTACACAGATGCAG GTAGCACAAGCACAGGCGGATGAAGCCTTTAACATGCGGAAGCGTCTCAGTGATGAGGATTTTGTTTCAACGTCATCTGCTACAATGGTCCTATCAATTGATGCCAATGCAAAAGCTGGAGAAACACCTAAGCTGAGTGCTGCAGCCATTGCAGCTGAGGTTGCAGACAAGCTTGCTGCTTCTAGCTCCTCTCAGATGATCATGCATTCTGTTCTCTCTACATTTGCAGCTGAAGAAGCCAAAAATGTTGGTCTAACAAAGGCGTCCACACAGTCAAACTCCCTCAATTCTGTCACCGATGCAATTTCAAAATCAGAGAAGTCACTGCCAGTTGCAGATTCTACTGCTCTTATGCAAGCACAACCACTATGTGCTCCAATAAACCATTCTTATCAATCCGTTCTTGTGCCTCAACCGGCCATGCAAAGCCAAACCACTTCCTCTCAGCCTCAATATCACATGCTTCCTAACATAGCTGCACAACAATTTTTGCAGTCATCAGGGGGGACACTAACCCCATATGGTACTTATGGTGGTATGCCACCTTTGCCACCTGGACCACCACCGCCGCCTCCCTACATGGTTAGTCCAATGTTACCATTGCCAATAACTCAGCAGCAGCCAATACCATCCGGTCAGCAGACGGCCTCTTTGACCCAGCAGCAACTGCTGCCTGTAACTCAGCAACCACCTGTACCTCCCAGTTTCCGGCCTCTTCAGCCACCGGGAATGGTGTACTATGGTCATCCGCCTCATTCATAG